A single genomic interval of Homo sapiens chromosome 15, GRCh38.p14 Primary Assembly harbors:
- the MINAR1 gene encoding major intrinsically disordered Notch2-binding receptor 1 isoform X1 — protein METSQETSLFLVKILEELDSKQNTVSYQDLCKSLCARFDLSQLAKLRSVLFYTACLDPNFPATLFKDKMKCTVNNQQSKKIMVAADIVTIFNLIQMNGGAAKEKLPTGRQKVRKKEASFESCRSDTEICNAAECEPLNCELSERSFSRGYPIRQSSKCRKMDCKDCPQFVPASEPNFLLGVSKEVKNRAASLDRLQALAPYSVTSPQPCEMQRTYFPMNIENESISDQDSLPINQSIKETFISNEEPFVVQSCVQKRNIFKEDFHNLMAVSPSLVGPISKAENEHREPQSRKEPHKPPFFNHSFEMPYNSQYLNPVYSPVPDKRRAKHESLDDLQASTYFGPTPVMGTQEARRCLGKPNKQTPWPAKSWSLNTEEVPDFERSFFNRNPSEEKLHYPNASSQTPNFPAPERRPTYLVPKDQQPILPIAYAAKQNGLKSKEISSPVDLEKHEPVKKFKDKSINCTSGQLSSDTSSVGTQTEHVLEPKKCRDLCTSGQGKYSDRHTMKHSDDDSEIVSDDISDIFRFLDDMSISGSTGVIQSSCYNSTGSLSQLHKSDCDSSPEHNLTKIANGVPNSKGDKGNRPENTHHSEEELKTSVCKLVLRIGEIERKLESLSGVRDEISQVLGKLNKLDQKMQQPEKVSVQIDLNSLTSEGPSDDSASPRMFHAHSGSHGPKLENNPDWCCSDASGSNSESLRVKALKKSLFTRPSSRSLTEENSATESKIASISNSPRDWRTITYTNRVGLNEEEIKDTGPGDNKDWHRKSKEADRQYDIPPQHRLPKQPKDGFLVEQVFSPHPYPASLKAHMKSNPLYTDMRLTELAEVKRGQPSWTIEEYARNAGDKGKLTALDLQTQESLNPNNLEYWMEDIYTPGYDSLLKRKEAEFRRAKVCKIAALIAAAACTVILVIVVPICTMKS, from the exons ATGGAGACCAGTCAGGAAACTTCCCTCTTCTTGGTGAAGATCTTGGAGGAACTGGACAGCAAGCAAAATACCGTTTCTTATCAGGACCTGTGCAAATCTCTCTGTGCCCGGTTCGACCTGTCGCAGCTTGCCAAACTGAGAAGTGTGCTCTTCTACACAGCTTGTCTCGATCCCAATTTTCCAGCCACGCTATTCAAAGACAAGATGAAATGCACTGTGAATAACCAGCAATCAAAGAAAATCATGGTGGCAGCAGATATTGTGACGATATTCAACCTGATCCAAATGAATGGCGGGGCTGCCAAGGAGAAGCTGCCCACGGGCCGCCAGAAGGTACGCAAGAAGGAGGCATCCTTTGAATCATGTAGGTCGGACACAGAGATCTGCAATGCAGCTGAGTGTGAGCCCCTGAACTGTGAGCTGAGTGAGAGGTCTTTCAGCCGGGGCTACCCCATCAGGCAGTCGTCCAAGTGCCGGAAGATGGACTGCAAGGACTGCCCACAGTTTGTCCCTGCCTCTGAGCCTAACTTCCTGTTGGGAGTTAGCAAAGAGGTGAAAAACCGCGCCGCTTCCCTGGACAGGTTGCAGGCCCTGGCTCCGTACTCTGTGACCAGCCCTCAGCCCTGTGAGATGCAGAGGACCTACTTCCCCATGAACATCGAAAACGAGTCCATTTCAGACCAGGACTCCCTGCCCATCAATCAGAGCATCAAGGAGACCTTCATTTCCAATGAGGAGCCATTTGTGGTCCAGTCCTGTGTCcagaaaaggaatatcttcaaaGAGGATTTTCACAATTTGATGGCAGTGTCCCCCAGTTTGGTTGGCCCCATCAGCAAAGCAGAGAATGAGCACAGGGAACCCCAGAGTCGAAAGGAACCCCACAAGCCACCCTTCTTCAACCACAGCTTTGAAATGCCCTATAACAGCCAGTACCTGAATCCAGTGTATTCCCCGGTTCCTGACAAAAGGCGAGCAAAGCACGAAAGCTTAGATGACCTTCAAGCCTCTACATATTTTGGGCCCACTCCCGTGATGGGAACCCAAGAAGCCAGGCGCTGTCTAGGGAAGCCCAACAAGCAGACTCCCTGGCCAGCCAAAAGCTGGAGCCTAAACACAGAGGAAGTTCCTGACTTTGAACGGTCCTTTTTCAATAGAAATCCCTCCGAGGAGAAGCTACACTATCCAAATGCCAGTAGCCAGACCCCCAATTTCCCAGCCCCAGAAAGGCGCCCAACTTACCTTGTGCCAAAGGATCAACAGCCAATTCTCCCCATTGCTTATGCGGCAAAACAAAATGGGCTCAAATCTAAAGAGATCTCATCCCCTGTTGACCTGGAGAAGCATGAACCAGTCAAAAAGTTTAAAGACAAGAGCATTAACTGCACCAGTGGGCAGCTCAGCTCAGACACCAGTAGCGTGGGCACCCAGACTGAGCACGTGCTGGAGCCCAAGAAATGCAGAGACCTGTGCACCTCTGGTCAGGGCAAGTACAGTGACAGGCACACCATGAAGCACTCAGACGATGACTCAGAAATTGTCAGCGACGACATCAGTGACATTTTCCGATTTCTTGATGACATGAGCATCAGTGGCTCCACGGGAGTGATACAGTCGTCCTGCTACAACAGCACAGGATCCTTGTCTCAGCTCCATAAGTCAGACTGCGACAGTTCCCCTGAGCACAACTTAACCAAAATTGCCAATGGGGTCCCCAACAGCAAGGGAGACAAGGGCAACCGGCCTGAAAACACCCACCACTCGGAAGAAGAGCTGAAGACCAGTGTGTGCAAACTGGTGCTCAGGATTGGCGAAATTGAACGGAAGCTGGAATCCCTGTCGGGTGTCCGTGATGAAATCTCCCAGGTCTTGGGCAAACTAAATAAATTGGACCAGAAAATGCAACAGCCTGAGAAGGTGAGTGTGCAGATAGATCTGAACTCCTTGACAAGCGAGGGTCCGTCTGATGACAGTGCCTCTCCCCGGATGTTCCACGCACACAGTGGCTCCCACGGACCCAAACTAGAGAACAACCCTGACTGGTGCTGCTCTGATGCTAGCGGGAGCAACAGTGAAAGCCTGCGGGTCAAGGCCTTAAAAAAAAGCCTCTTCACCAGGCCATCCTCTAGGTCCCTAACAGAGGAGAACAGTGCCACAGAGTCCAAAATTGCCAGCATCTCCAACTCGCCCAGAGACTGGCGCACCATCACTTATACCAACCGTGTGGGCCTCAATGAGGAGGAGATAAAAGACACAGGCCCAGGAGATAATAAAGACTGGCATCGGAAATCTAAAGag GCAGACAGGCAGTACGACATTCCCCCACAGCACCGACTGCCCAAGCAGCCCAAAGATGGCTTCCTGGTGGAGCAGGTGTTCAGCCCTCACCCCTACCCTGCCTCCCTCAAGGCCCACATGAAGAGCAACCCCCTGTACACAGACATGCGGCTGACCGAGTTGGCCGAGGTGAAGCGGGGCCAACCTTCTTGGACCATTGAGGAGTATGCACGGAATGCGGGCGACAAGGGCAAGCTGACAGCCCTGGACCTGCAG ACGCAAGAATCTTTAAACCCAAATAATTTAGAGTACTGGATGGAAGACATTTATACTCCAGGATACGATTCATTACTAAAACGTAAAGAAGCCGAATTCAGACGAGCCAAGGTCTGCAAGATAGCTGCTCTGATCGCTGCTGCGGCATGCACCGTCATCCTCGTTATTGTCGTGCCCATCTGCACAATGAAATCATGA